The [Eubacterium] siraeum genome contains a region encoding:
- a CDS encoding ABC transporter ATP-binding protein, whose product MGGIMYRTENLNKSYADGDGVCYALKDVNLDISKGQMVAIVGESGSGKSTLLNILGAIDSATDGKVIANGKNIAGLSEEQLSTYRSKTVGFVFQAFHIIDCYTVYDNIELPLIINKVPGSQRDDMIRKAVARVGLDDKLRTKCNKLSGGEKQRVAIARALVHSPDVILADEPCGNLDSRNSESIMELLRGLVDEDTLVVMVTHSKTDARLCDRIITLSDGMVVSDEIIR is encoded by the coding sequence ATGGGCGGTATAATGTACCGGACGGAAAATCTTAATAAAAGCTATGCTGACGGTGACGGAGTGTGCTATGCTCTGAAGGATGTAAATCTTGATATAAGCAAGGGGCAGATGGTGGCGATTGTCGGCGAGTCGGGGAGCGGAAAATCAACGCTTTTGAACATACTCGGAGCGATAGACAGCGCAACCGACGGAAAGGTCATAGCGAACGGAAAAAATATAGCAGGTCTGTCGGAAGAACAGCTTAGCACTTACCGCAGTAAAACTGTGGGATTTGTTTTTCAGGCGTTTCATATCATTGATTGCTACACGGTATATGACAATATCGAGCTTCCGCTTATAATAAACAAAGTGCCGGGATCACAGCGTGACGATATGATCAGGAAAGCGGTCGCACGGGTGGGGCTTGATGATAAGCTGAGAACCAAGTGCAACAAGCTGTCGGGCGGAGAAAAGCAGAGGGTGGCTATTGCAAGGGCGCTTGTTCATTCGCCTGATGTAATACTTGCGGATGAGCCTTGCGGAAATCTGGACAGCCGTAACAGTGAAAGCATAATGGAACTGTTGCGTGGGCTTGTCGATGAAGATACTCTTGTGGTGATGGTCACTCACAGCAAGACAGACGCACGGTTGTGCGACAGAATAATTACGCTCAGTGACGGTATGGTGGTAAGCGATGAAATTATACGATGA
- a CDS encoding cell division protein, translated as MKLYDEIRLAVREGKKCLPYLIITALMFAIVSAVASCLFLTAVNLRRDYYDYLDKQTQGGHEFIVTCGYTAGVKDKLSECGFDKAVHLSSADYDAGIYVSDSGKKIGLLQNLPLYFIDELLSESSGFDCEMIDGEDIKPCFDTPESDSMWINEYIALSESLAVGDKLSVKSKEKTIKEYTIAGIYSGENTFFAYPVIVPFNSYYDSAVANNRQIDSVFSCTINSMHQYDKTVTAARQNGFDIDTSAFEMGITAINYAYILFIGLAVLFAGIAFFSVLNTFSVTIAKRSHIMTNFILLGAKKNNVYAIYFIPYFSSLLLGAAIGFLLMHLLFSYVSSLTKSLLCFEVALETASGIVGISAFALLFIAVLAVMLYCKFRTLSGINLSDTVREYDR; from the coding sequence ATGAAATTATACGATGAAATAAGGCTAGCTGTAAGAGAAGGAAAAAAGTGTCTGCCTTATCTTATTATTACCGCACTTATGTTTGCGATAGTTTCTGCGGTTGCGTCCTGTCTGTTTCTGACAGCAGTGAATTTACGGCGGGATTATTACGATTATCTTGATAAACAGACGCAGGGAGGACACGAATTCATTGTAACCTGCGGTTATACTGCCGGTGTTAAGGACAAGCTGTCGGAGTGCGGCTTTGATAAAGCTGTACATCTGTCGTCGGCGGATTATGATGCCGGTATATATGTGTCTGACAGCGGAAAGAAAATCGGGCTTCTGCAAAATCTTCCGCTGTACTTCATTGATGAGCTGCTTAGCGAGTCCTCAGGCTTCGACTGTGAAATGATCGACGGAGAGGATATAAAACCGTGTTTCGATACTCCGGAATCTGACAGTATGTGGATAAATGAATATATAGCCCTTTCGGAATCGCTTGCCGTCGGTGATAAGCTGAGTGTTAAAAGTAAAGAAAAAACGATAAAGGAATACACGATAGCAGGAATATACAGCGGAGAGAACACATTTTTTGCGTATCCCGTTATCGTTCCGTTTAATTCATATTACGACAGTGCGGTTGCAAATAACCGACAGATTGACAGCGTTTTTTCATGCACGATAAACAGCATGCACCAATATGACAAAACGGTCACGGCGGCAAGGCAAAACGGGTTTGATATAGATACAAGTGCGTTTGAAATGGGTATAACCGCTATTAACTATGCGTACATACTTTTTATCGGGCTGGCTGTTTTGTTTGCAGGGATAGCTTTCTTTTCTGTTTTAAATACATTTTCGGTAACAATAGCGAAACGCTCGCATATAATGACAAATTTCATACTGTTGGGGGCGAAAAAAAACAACGTATACGCAATATATTTTATCCCTTATTTTTCATCACTGCTGCTCGGCGCTGCAATCGGATTTTTGCTGATGCACCTGCTGTTTTCCTATGTTTCATCCCTGACAAAAAGCCTGCTTTGTTTTGAGGTGGCTTTGGAAACAGCAAGCGGCATTGTGGGCATATCGGCATTCGCTCTCTTGTTTATAGCCGTACTTGCGGTTATGCTTTATTGCAAATTCCGCACGCTGAGCGGAATAAACCTCTCTGACACGGTAAGAGAATATGACAGATAA